The following coding sequences lie in one Thermosulfuriphilus ammonigenes genomic window:
- the wtpA gene encoding tungstate ABC transporter substrate-binding protein WtpA has translation MKLVAFLLGLIILLSSPVEGREKLIIFHAGSLSGPLAAVEKAFEKSHPQIDVLREASGSLLAIRKVTDLGKRADLIFSADYRLLPRFLFPHLAERVYVFAENSLVLCYRRGASPPSPRNWARRLLSPGGRWAFSDPNLDPCGYRSLMALALWALENGELPVLREYLSRELGVTVEEKESGVLLKLPSRLRARGPKVKIRPKSVELLALLEAGVVDFAFEYRSVALAHQSLFIELPPSQNLGEVSLTERYQKVSVKLKNGEVVAGGPIAYGLAPLKRAPHPEAARLFMEFLFSSEGERILREYHLRPLSPPKLIRP, from the coding sequence ATGAAGCTAGTGGCCTTTCTTTTGGGGCTGATCATACTCCTTTCCTCGCCAGTTGAGGGCAGGGAGAAGCTAATCATCTTTCATGCCGGCAGCCTGAGTGGTCCTCTGGCAGCTGTAGAGAAGGCCTTTGAGAAAAGCCACCCCCAGATAGATGTCCTCCGGGAGGCCAGCGGTTCCCTTTTGGCCATAAGGAAGGTCACTGATCTCGGCAAACGGGCCGATCTGATCTTCAGCGCCGACTATCGCCTTCTACCCCGCTTTCTCTTTCCTCACCTGGCTGAAAGAGTCTATGTTTTTGCCGAAAACAGTCTTGTTCTCTGCTACCGCCGGGGGGCTTCTCCACCATCTCCCCGAAACTGGGCTCGTCGCCTTCTGTCCCCCGGGGGGCGCTGGGCCTTTTCAGACCCCAACCTTGATCCCTGTGGTTACCGCTCTCTTATGGCTCTGGCCCTCTGGGCCCTTGAAAATGGTGAACTCCCTGTCCTCAGAGAGTATCTCTCTCGGGAGTTGGGAGTAACAGTGGAAGAGAAGGAATCCGGGGTGCTCCTCAAGCTCCCCTCCAGGCTCAGGGCTCGAGGGCCGAAGGTCAAGATTCGTCCCAAGTCTGTGGAGCTTCTGGCCCTTCTTGAAGCCGGGGTGGTGGATTTTGCCTTCGAATACCGTAGCGTGGCCCTAGCCCACCAGAGCCTCTTTATTGAGCTTCCCCCCTCTCAGAATCTGGGAGAAGTCTCACTTACCGAAAGATACCAAAAAGTATCTGTAAAATTGAAAAATGGTGAAGTGGTTGCCGGCGGCCCGATTGCCTACGGCTTAGCCCCTTTAAAGAGGGCCCCCCACCCTGAGGCGGCCAGGCTTTTTATGGAGTTCCTCTTCTCTTCTGAAGGGGAGAGAATCCTTCGGGAATATCATCTCCGTCCCCTCTCTCCTCCCAAGCTCATTAGGCCATGA
- a CDS encoding ABC transporter permease, whose translation MTLRLTARILALLGLMVLLGPLIYLFISAGTSTVAAFKDIEVRRALEVTFLGGALATLASLITGVPLAYFLARYRNLLTDFLEGVINLTVAIPHVAVGIMLLLALGPASPLGGALARWGLYLADSFPAVVLAMWYVGFPYLVAAATVGFRQVPEELELVAINLGASRLYAWRKVIFPLAAPAIFRGAVLSFARAISEMGSLLILAYHPRVITILILERFQEEGLKAAQGITALGLLINLGLFFSIFWGLRKIYGSSQT comes from the coding sequence ATGACCCTCCGCCTTACGGCCCGGATACTGGCCCTTTTGGGACTTATGGTCCTTCTGGGGCCATTGATTTATCTCTTTATCTCCGCCGGGACCTCAACTGTAGCCGCCTTTAAGGATATAGAGGTCCGGAGGGCCCTTGAAGTTACCTTTTTGGGCGGGGCCTTGGCCACCCTGGCCTCCCTGATCACCGGCGTACCCCTGGCCTACTTCCTGGCCCGATACCGCAATCTCCTGACCGACTTTCTGGAAGGAGTAATCAACCTCACGGTGGCCATTCCTCACGTGGCCGTGGGGATCATGCTCCTCCTGGCCCTTGGTCCGGCCAGTCCCCTGGGAGGAGCCCTGGCCCGGTGGGGCCTCTATCTGGCCGACAGCTTTCCGGCGGTCGTTCTAGCCATGTGGTATGTGGGTTTCCCCTACCTAGTGGCTGCCGCAACCGTGGGCTTCCGACAAGTGCCAGAAGAGCTGGAGCTGGTGGCCATCAATCTTGGAGCCAGTCGCCTCTATGCCTGGAGAAAGGTCATTTTTCCTCTGGCCGCCCCAGCAATCTTTCGGGGAGCGGTTCTCTCCTTTGCCCGGGCCATAAGCGAGATGGGCTCCCTTCTCATTTTGGCCTACCATCCGCGGGTGATTACCATTCTCATCCTGGAACGCTTTCAGGAGGAAGGTCTTAAGGCGGCCCAGGGGATTACCGCCCTGGGGCTCCTTATAAATCTGGGGCTATTCTTTAGCATCTTTTGGGGACTGCGAAAAATCTATGGTTCGAGCCAGACTTAA
- a CDS encoding ATP-binding cassette domain-containing protein, whose protein sequence is MVRARLKKNLGDFQLEVDIRLDPMTYHVMLGPSGSGKSLTLRLLAGFVTPDKGTVESPKENRIVYLPQNLGLFPHLSVYENLTFSYLARGQRPPQSFLDELIRTLGLNGLLDRLPRDLSGGQAQRVALGRALMAGPRVLLLDEPLSSLDFHLRLELIRLLKELKERFQLTILHVTHDPIEAHLLAEKIFVIEEGRLIYQGDWGGFLRCRKMSPFVSLVAAFFRELDLIQD, encoded by the coding sequence ATGGTTCGAGCCAGACTTAAAAAAAACCTGGGTGACTTCCAGCTGGAGGTGGATATCCGCCTTGATCCCATGACTTATCACGTAATGCTTGGCCCCAGCGGCTCAGGGAAAAGCCTGACGCTGAGGTTGCTGGCCGGATTTGTCACCCCTGACAAGGGAACAGTAGAGTCTCCCAAGGAGAACAGAATCGTCTATCTTCCCCAGAACCTAGGCCTTTTCCCCCATCTTTCTGTTTATGAAAACCTCACTTTCAGCTACCTGGCTCGAGGGCAAAGACCACCCCAGAGTTTTCTTGACGAACTGATAAGAACCCTCGGCCTTAATGGCCTCCTTGATCGCCTCCCCCGGGATCTCTCTGGAGGCCAAGCTCAGAGGGTAGCCCTGGGCCGGGCCCTTATGGCCGGCCCCCGGGTTCTCCTTCTTGATGAACCCCTCTCCTCCCTCGACTTCCACCTTCGCCTGGAGCTGATCCGACTCCTCAAGGAGCTCAAAGAACGTTTCCAGCTAACCATCCTTCACGTCACCCATGATCCCATAGAGGCCCACCTTCTGGCCGAGAAGATCTTCGTCATTGAAGAAGGTCGCCTTATCTATCAGGGAGACTGGGGAGGATTCCTGCGCTGCCGAAAGATGAGCCCCTTTGTCAGTCTGGTGGCTGCCTTCTTTCGGGAGCTGGATCTTATTCAGGACTAG
- the fdhE gene encoding formate dehydrogenase accessory protein FdhE, with translation MFDFALCLARIRQLTEERPHSAAPLELLKRALSFQGRQTGGRLKPEDFLSPRGRKTLKETFIQALTALEGFPPPVSTQVPGVRIAFRRADVMARFLKATLAEETGYLLRKAREKNLNLSLLNLLGFLVLPALLVGEGPSKGTLRTNRCPCCGSRPQFGLNSSEEGRRYLFCPACYLRWPVRRDFCPLCGQEHQDTNYLFAQETPTVRAHLCPQEEKTYFKIIEARELEADSLALVEDLAILEFDLALEKKGLKRWARGLLWPP, from the coding sequence GTGTTTGATTTTGCCCTCTGTCTGGCAAGAATCAGGCAGCTAACCGAGGAAAGACCTCATTCAGCGGCCCCTCTTGAGCTTCTCAAAAGGGCCCTTTCCTTTCAGGGAAGGCAGACAGGGGGAAGGCTGAAACCAGAAGATTTTCTCTCTCCCCGGGGACGCAAAACCTTAAAAGAAACTTTTATCCAGGCCCTTACAGCCCTTGAAGGATTCCCTCCCCCTGTCTCCACCCAGGTCCCCGGGGTCAGAATAGCCTTCCGCCGAGCAGATGTTATGGCCCGGTTTCTTAAGGCCACCCTTGCCGAGGAGACCGGCTATCTCCTTCGCAAAGCCCGGGAGAAAAACTTAAACCTCTCCCTTCTGAACCTTCTGGGCTTTTTGGTCCTGCCGGCCCTTTTGGTCGGAGAGGGGCCTTCTAAAGGGACTCTCCGCACCAACCGTTGCCCCTGCTGCGGCTCAAGGCCCCAGTTTGGTCTCAACTCCTCTGAAGAAGGACGACGCTATCTTTTCTGTCCGGCCTGCTATCTTCGCTGGCCAGTAAGGCGGGATTTCTGTCCCCTCTGTGGTCAGGAACACCAGGACACAAATTACCTGTTTGCCCAGGAGACTCCCACAGTCAGGGCCCACCTCTGCCCCCAAGAGGAGAAAACCTACTTTAAAATCATTGAAGCCCGGGAGCTTGAGGCAGACAGCCTGGCCCTGGTAGAGGATCTGGCCATCCTGGAGTTTGATCTGGCTCTGGAGAAAAAGGGTCTTAAACGATGGGCCCGTGGCCTTCTGTGGCCACCCTGA
- the fdhD gene encoding formate dehydrogenase accessory sulfurtransferase FdhD, whose translation MTQFTLKYQTVVKEPHQERLQGEEIVLEVPYRIYLNEVLIGSSMVLPTGLEEFGVGFLFAQGYISRPEEVKEVRVCDQGAIYVYADVEVTTKDTIVTSGCGGTGKISRDFLERDFESLAEYRLHLKEMRQFILEVLKASELQRRTHCVHACGLWEEGRLALFYEDVGRHNAVDKIVGAILLGKASPRGAVYTTGRLTSDMVLKCARIGIPIVMSRTATSSLGLEIARRAGITLVCYARPDRANVFHAPERILKDGSSPE comes from the coding sequence GTGACTCAGTTTACCCTTAAATACCAAACGGTGGTCAAAGAGCCCCATCAAGAGAGGCTCCAGGGAGAAGAGATCGTTTTAGAGGTACCCTACCGAATTTACCTCAATGAGGTCCTTATCGGCTCCTCCATGGTTTTGCCTACGGGGCTTGAGGAATTCGGCGTGGGGTTTCTCTTTGCCCAGGGCTATATCTCCCGTCCGGAGGAGGTCAAAGAGGTTCGGGTCTGCGATCAGGGAGCTATATACGTCTATGCCGATGTTGAGGTAACCACCAAGGATACCATTGTCACCTCGGGCTGTGGGGGCACCGGTAAGATTTCTCGAGATTTTCTCGAGCGAGATTTTGAGTCTTTGGCCGAATACCGTTTGCACCTCAAAGAGATGCGGCAGTTCATTCTGGAGGTCCTTAAGGCCTCAGAGCTCCAGCGCCGGACTCACTGTGTCCACGCCTGCGGTCTTTGGGAAGAAGGTCGCCTGGCCCTCTTCTACGAGGACGTGGGGCGTCATAATGCTGTGGACAAGATCGTCGGGGCCATCCTTCTGGGTAAAGCCAGCCCTCGCGGGGCTGTCTACACCACCGGGCGTCTGACTTCAGATATGGTCCTTAAGTGTGCCCGGATAGGTATTCCCATTGTTATGTCCCGGACGGCCACTTCGTCTTTGGGGCTGGAGATCGCCCGCCGGGCCGGAATCACCCTTGTCTGCTATGCCCGTCCGGATCGGGCCAATGTCTTTCATGCTCCGGAGAGAATTCTCAAAGACGGCTCTAGTCCTGAATAA
- a CDS encoding 4Fe-4S dicluster domain-containing protein, which translates to MSKEAQGPLALYDRNIKAKAILFDATKCTACRGCQVACKQWHDLPAEKTKNYGSYQNPPDLTPQTWLVIRFDETKDEHGLPRWLFNRQSCFHCLEPDCVRVCPPEALKRRSDGVVDITPDLCIGCGYCIDACPFGVPKMDPASKKVFKCNFCVDRLDYGLPPACVSSCPTGALEYGERADLLARARARVEQLRAQGFEQADIYGAKRYQTGVLLILPFSPGNYSWLPARPEGNRPIRWWKEVFNPLGSLVMGGAAAAAIIHYVVVGPHRIRKEKNKDSQPKGG; encoded by the coding sequence ATGAGCAAAGAGGCCCAAGGGCCGCTGGCCCTTTATGACCGTAACATAAAGGCCAAGGCCATCCTCTTTGACGCCACCAAGTGCACCGCCTGTCGTGGCTGTCAGGTGGCCTGCAAACAATGGCATGACTTGCCGGCAGAAAAAACCAAAAACTACGGCAGCTATCAAAACCCACCAGATCTGACCCCTCAGACCTGGCTGGTGATTCGCTTCGACGAGACGAAAGACGAACATGGCCTGCCTCGCTGGCTTTTTAATCGCCAGAGCTGCTTTCATTGTCTGGAACCCGACTGTGTTCGGGTTTGTCCCCCGGAGGCCCTTAAGCGCCGCAGCGATGGAGTGGTGGACATAACCCCTGATCTCTGCATTGGTTGCGGTTATTGTATCGACGCCTGTCCCTTTGGGGTCCCGAAGATGGACCCGGCCAGCAAAAAGGTCTTCAAATGTAATTTCTGCGTAGACCGCCTTGACTACGGTCTGCCGCCGGCCTGTGTTTCTTCGTGTCCTACCGGGGCTCTAGAATACGGAGAGCGGGCCGATCTTCTGGCCCGGGCCCGGGCCAGGGTGGAACAACTAAGAGCCCAGGGCTTTGAGCAGGCGGACATCTACGGGGCCAAGCGCTACCAGACAGGAGTCCTGCTGATTTTGCCTTTTTCTCCTGGGAACTATTCCTGGTTACCGGCCAGGCCTGAGGGTAACCGACCAATTAGATGGTGGAAGGAGGTCTTCAATCCTTTAGGTTCCCTGGTCATGGGAGGGGCGGCAGCGGCGGCCATAATCCACTACGTGGTAGTGGGGCCGCACCGAATCCGCAAAGAAAAGAACAAGGACAGTCAGCCCAAAGGAGGATAA
- a CDS encoding formate dehydrogenase subunit gamma, with the protein MAEVVLLEERGEAKRAVVKYSALERLLHLVHLVSFVVLALTGLALTYRSAGWAVYLFGSYAAVKAIHHLFAWIFVISAGLFFLKLLPHARFAPYDAEWISKLGGYLDRSHRVRAPAGRVNAGQKLFFWFVLLGIIVLAVTGFVIMYTPAQPGQALHLALHDLAAGLVIAAVLVHLYLTTIANPGTFWIMITGQADEDYIREHNPQWYEELKEKGLL; encoded by the coding sequence ATGGCCGAGGTAGTCCTGCTTGAGGAGAGGGGCGAGGCCAAAAGGGCCGTGGTCAAATATTCGGCTCTGGAGCGCCTTTTGCATCTTGTCCATCTGGTTTCCTTTGTTGTTCTGGCCCTGACCGGTTTGGCCCTTACCTACCGAAGCGCTGGCTGGGCCGTGTACCTCTTTGGTTCCTATGCCGCGGTAAAGGCTATCCATCATCTTTTTGCCTGGATCTTTGTCATCTCCGCCGGTCTATTCTTCCTTAAGCTCCTTCCTCACGCCAGGTTCGCCCCCTATGATGCCGAGTGGATATCCAAGCTGGGAGGATACCTTGACCGCAGTCATCGGGTCCGGGCTCCGGCCGGACGGGTAAATGCCGGCCAAAAGCTCTTCTTCTGGTTTGTTCTTCTGGGGATAATTGTCCTGGCCGTCACCGGTTTTGTCATTATGTACACCCCGGCCCAACCAGGTCAGGCCCTCCATTTGGCCCTTCATGACCTGGCCGCCGGTCTGGTTATTGCCGCCGTGCTGGTTCATCTTTACCTGACCACCATTGCCAATCCGGGCACCTTTTGGATCATGATCACCGGCCAGGCAGACGAAGATTATATCCGCGAGCATAACCCTCAGTGGTATGAGGAGCTTAAGGAAAAGGGGCTTCTGTGA
- a CDS encoding aspartate carbamoyltransferase catalytic subunit, producing MEKASFPHRHILGMAELGRAEIELILETAASMKEILSRPIKKVPTLRGKTIVHLFFEPSTRTRISFEMAAKRLSADTVSVTASASSVVKGETLIDTAKNLEAMAPDIIVLRHPFSGAAHLLTRHVRASVINAGDGTHEHPTQALLDLLTIREEKGNIKGLKVAIVGDITHSRVAHSNILALSKLGAEVWVSGPATMIPPGIERLGARVTYKIEEALAGADVIMALRIQKERQGRDLIPSLREYARVFGLTPERVSLAAKDCIIMHPGPMNRGVEISPEVADGPYSVILDQVTNGVAVRMAILYLLLGGSREAVA from the coding sequence ATGGAAAAGGCAAGTTTTCCTCATCGGCACATCCTAGGAATGGCCGAGCTCGGCCGGGCTGAGATAGAGCTCATTCTGGAGACCGCCGCCTCCATGAAAGAGATCTTATCCCGTCCCATCAAGAAGGTCCCCACCTTAAGGGGCAAGACCATTGTCCATCTCTTCTTTGAACCTTCCACCCGAACCAGGATCTCCTTTGAGATGGCCGCCAAGAGGCTCTCTGCGGACACCGTCAGTGTCACCGCCTCGGCCAGTTCGGTGGTTAAGGGAGAAACCCTCATCGATACGGCCAAAAACCTCGAGGCCATGGCCCCGGATATAATTGTTCTCAGACACCCCTTCTCCGGAGCGGCCCATCTCCTGACCCGCCACGTTAGGGCCTCGGTGATCAACGCCGGAGACGGAACCCATGAGCATCCTACCCAGGCCCTTCTGGATCTACTGACCATCCGGGAAGAAAAGGGAAACATTAAAGGGTTAAAGGTGGCCATCGTCGGCGATATAACCCACTCCCGGGTGGCCCATTCCAACATTCTGGCTCTCAGCAAACTGGGAGCTGAGGTTTGGGTTTCCGGACCAGCGACCATGATTCCCCCGGGGATAGAACGTCTCGGGGCCAGAGTAACTTACAAAATAGAAGAGGCCCTGGCCGGAGCCGATGTGATCATGGCTTTAAGGATTCAAAAGGAACGTCAAGGCCGGGATCTCATCCCCTCCCTAAGGGAATATGCCCGAGTCTTCGGCCTTACTCCGGAGAGGGTCTCTCTGGCCGCCAAGGACTGCATTATCATGCATCCCGGCCCCATGAATCGGGGGGTAGAAATAAGCCCTGAGGTGGCCGATGGCCCCTACTCGGTGATTCTGGACCAAGTAACCAATGGGGTGGCCGTACGCATGGCCATACTCTATCTGCTTCTTGGAGGTAGCCGTGAGGCTGTTGCTTAA
- the fdnG gene encoding formate dehydrogenase-N subunit alpha, which translates to MKLSRRTFLKAAGLSTVGATLGLDLSLAQARARGLKISRARETRTICPYCAVGCGMLVHSIPGGNKVINIEGDPDHVINQGALCAKGAALRQVAGSENPRRARKPLYRPPGANQWQEVSWDWALTEIAKRIKDTRDRTFIHKNHAGRVVNRCETIASLGSAALDNEECYLLVKMLRALGIVWVEHQARIUHSATVASLANSFGRGAMTNHWIDIKNADVIMIIGSNAAENHPISFRWVEKAIEERGATLIVVDPRFTRSAAKAHIYAPIRVGTDIAFMGGLINYVLEKGAYNHHYVALHTNASFIIDDAFDFDPEEGLFSGFIKQGEYKGVRFGRYDKKKGGWGYKLGPDGQPLRDLSLKHPRCVFQLLKRHFARYSPEMVEKITGCPRDIFLKVAEKVASCGQANRVMTIMYAMGATQHTYGTQNIRSYVILQLLLGNIGLAGGGINALRGESNVQGSTDMCLLFHILPGYLKTPRETMVDLKTYIRSCAPKPALKTAVNYWKNYPKFIVSLLKAWWGPAATRDNDFCYQYLPKLDSGENYSHIMLFEAMYSGLMEGAFMWGQNMAVGGPNANKERRALEKLKWMVSVDLWVTETAEFWRRPGVDPSQIQTEVFFLPAAASFEKEGSITNSGRWVQWRYQAVEPPGEAKPDTDIINLLFRKIRELYEKEGGTFPDPILKLHWPYGIKVDSKVVLAEINGYEVASGRRLANFTKLREDGSTACGNWLYSGVYPPEGNLAARREHFDPTGIGLYPRFSWCWPLNRRILYNRASCDDRGRPWCPDRPVIWWTGDRWMGDVPDYGRKVPPEKIQSTGAFIMLNEGYGRLFAAGLKDGPFPEFYEPVESRIKNPLSRQQFNPAISLTARILDGPMNKVGTSKEYPYLALTYRVCEHWQAGAMTRNLPYLCELMPEMFAEIPVELAQRLGIGNGDRVRIRSARGNIEAVAIVTERMMPLVVNGEKVYQIGIPWHWGYKGLSTGDSGNELTIHAGDANTMIPEFKGFLVDLEKV; encoded by the coding sequence ATGAAACTGAGCCGGAGAACCTTCCTCAAGGCCGCCGGCCTTAGCACCGTAGGGGCCACTCTGGGTCTTGATCTCTCCTTGGCCCAGGCCCGGGCCAGGGGGCTTAAGATCTCCCGGGCCCGAGAGACGAGAACCATCTGCCCTTACTGTGCTGTAGGGTGCGGTATGCTGGTCCACTCTATCCCTGGAGGAAACAAGGTAATTAACATCGAGGGTGATCCAGACCACGTAATCAACCAGGGAGCCCTCTGTGCTAAAGGAGCTGCCCTTCGTCAGGTGGCCGGAAGCGAGAATCCTCGCCGTGCCCGAAAGCCCCTCTATCGGCCTCCAGGAGCCAATCAATGGCAGGAGGTCAGCTGGGATTGGGCTCTCACCGAGATCGCCAAAAGGATAAAAGACACCCGAGATCGGACTTTTATTCACAAAAACCACGCCGGTCGGGTGGTCAACCGCTGTGAGACCATTGCCAGTTTAGGCAGTGCCGCCCTAGATAATGAAGAGTGCTACCTGCTGGTCAAGATGCTTCGAGCCCTGGGGATAGTCTGGGTTGAACACCAGGCCCGGATATGACATAGCGCCACGGTGGCCAGTTTGGCCAACTCCTTCGGTCGAGGCGCTATGACCAACCACTGGATAGACATCAAAAACGCCGATGTAATCATGATTATTGGTTCCAATGCCGCTGAAAACCATCCCATCTCCTTCCGCTGGGTAGAAAAAGCCATAGAAGAAAGAGGAGCCACCCTCATCGTCGTTGACCCTCGTTTTACCCGCTCAGCGGCCAAGGCCCACATCTACGCCCCCATTCGGGTGGGGACAGATATCGCCTTTATGGGGGGGCTGATCAACTATGTCCTGGAGAAAGGGGCCTATAATCACCATTACGTGGCCCTACACACCAATGCCAGCTTTATTATTGATGATGCCTTTGACTTTGACCCTGAGGAGGGGCTCTTTTCTGGTTTCATCAAACAGGGAGAGTATAAGGGAGTCCGTTTCGGCAGGTACGACAAGAAAAAAGGCGGCTGGGGTTACAAACTGGGGCCTGATGGCCAGCCTCTAAGGGATCTCAGCCTTAAACATCCTCGCTGCGTCTTTCAGCTCCTAAAACGCCACTTTGCTCGCTACAGCCCGGAGATGGTGGAAAAGATCACTGGCTGCCCTCGGGATATTTTTCTTAAGGTGGCCGAGAAGGTGGCCTCCTGCGGCCAGGCAAATCGGGTAATGACCATTATGTATGCCATGGGGGCCACTCAGCACACTTACGGCACTCAAAACATCCGTAGCTATGTCATCCTCCAGCTCCTTCTGGGAAACATTGGTCTGGCTGGCGGCGGTATAAACGCCCTGCGCGGAGAATCCAACGTCCAGGGCTCAACAGACATGTGTCTCCTTTTTCATATCCTGCCCGGTTATCTTAAGACCCCCCGGGAGACCATGGTGGACCTTAAAACCTACATCCGCAGCTGTGCCCCCAAGCCGGCCCTGAAGACAGCGGTTAACTACTGGAAGAACTACCCCAAGTTCATTGTCAGCCTGCTTAAGGCCTGGTGGGGGCCGGCGGCCACCCGGGACAACGACTTCTGCTACCAGTACCTTCCCAAACTGGATTCCGGAGAGAACTATTCTCACATCATGCTCTTTGAGGCCATGTATTCTGGCCTCATGGAAGGGGCCTTCATGTGGGGCCAGAATATGGCTGTAGGCGGTCCCAACGCCAACAAGGAGCGCCGGGCCCTGGAGAAGCTCAAATGGATGGTCTCTGTTGACCTATGGGTCACCGAGACGGCCGAGTTCTGGAGACGCCCTGGGGTTGACCCCTCTCAGATTCAAACGGAGGTCTTTTTTCTGCCGGCAGCGGCCAGTTTCGAGAAGGAAGGTTCCATCACCAATAGCGGCCGTTGGGTTCAATGGCGCTACCAGGCCGTAGAGCCTCCAGGAGAGGCCAAACCGGACACGGACATTATCAATCTTCTCTTCCGTAAGATTAGAGAGCTCTACGAGAAGGAGGGAGGAACCTTTCCTGACCCCATCCTTAAGCTTCACTGGCCTTATGGAATAAAGGTGGATTCCAAGGTGGTACTGGCGGAGATAAACGGCTATGAGGTAGCCAGTGGCCGGCGTCTGGCCAACTTCACCAAGCTCCGAGAGGATGGTTCTACGGCCTGCGGTAATTGGCTATACAGTGGAGTCTATCCCCCGGAGGGCAACCTGGCTGCCCGTCGCGAACACTTTGATCCTACCGGTATCGGTCTCTACCCCCGGTTTTCCTGGTGCTGGCCCCTTAACCGCCGCATTCTTTACAACAGGGCCTCCTGCGATGATCGCGGCCGTCCCTGGTGCCCAGACAGACCGGTTATCTGGTGGACAGGGGATCGCTGGATGGGAGATGTCCCAGACTATGGCCGTAAGGTACCCCCGGAGAAGATCCAGAGCACGGGGGCCTTTATTATGCTCAATGAGGGCTATGGCCGGCTCTTTGCCGCCGGCCTCAAAGATGGTCCTTTTCCGGAATTCTACGAGCCGGTGGAAAGCCGCATCAAAAATCCCCTTTCCCGGCAGCAGTTCAATCCGGCCATCTCCCTTACGGCCCGTATTCTCGACGGCCCCATGAACAAGGTGGGGACTTCCAAAGAATATCCCTATCTGGCCCTCACCTATCGGGTCTGTGAACACTGGCAGGCCGGGGCCATGACCAGAAACCTCCCCTATCTCTGCGAGCTTATGCCGGAGATGTTTGCCGAGATTCCCGTGGAGCTGGCCCAGCGGCTGGGAATCGGCAACGGGGATCGAGTCCGTATCCGCAGCGCCCGCGGAAATATCGAAGCGGTGGCCATTGTTACCGAGCGGATGATGCCCCTGGTAGTAAACGGAGAAAAGGTCTACCAGATCGGCATTCCCTGGCATTGGGGATACAAAGGTCTCTCCACCGGAGACAGCGGCAACGAGCTAACCATCCACGCCGGAGACGCCAATACCATGATCCCCGAATTCAAGGGATTCCTGGTAGATCTGGAAAAGGTCTGA